One window of the Saccopteryx bilineata isolate mSacBil1 chromosome 2, mSacBil1_pri_phased_curated, whole genome shotgun sequence genome contains the following:
- the ZNF280A gene encoding zinc finger protein 280A: protein MGEAKHRDKDYEGAELTFVGMEHVDEDDEILFVRVISKSKPVISNILNRVTPDSYSKRKRGHFSQDPACALQPANHMTPMSKAEVISPASQSKRRAIDGPIIFKPSSKLNYKTSSSEVVPGKSSHLLSPQSQCLLGDVLAIGGKDESLLNSKKLSTLDTYSENTKRSKLSDRIPEGQSSAVAPSGVSPTINTDTLSESIPSSLSPIQNGAPFPWAHTNDKAFFNLINPDKANSFKRLENIDSWSPASRNKTIDPKKGNLIVLLDDFYYGQHKGDGKPEQKTHTTFKCLSCLKVLKNVKFMNHVKHHLELEKQRGDSWEIHTTCQHCHRQLPTPFQLQRHVESVHTAQEPSAVCKICELSFETDQVLLEHMKDNHKPGEMPYVCQACSYRSSAFADVETHFRTCHENTKSLLCPFCLKIYKTAITYMNHCFRHWNKRVFHCSKCRLQFLTSKEKKEHQTKNHQTFKKPEQLEGLSPETEVIIQVSVQPGSRGGASIIMSNTDPQL from the coding sequence ATGGGAGAGGCCAAACACAGGGACAAGGACTATGAAGGTGCTGAGCTGACCTTTGTTGGAATGGAACATGTAGATGAAGATGATGAAATTCTCTTTGTCAGAGTGATTTCCAAATCAAAGCCAGTCATTTCAAACATTTTGAACAGAGTGACCCCAGACTCCtattcaaaaagaaagagaggccaCTTCAGTCAAGATCCTGCTTGTGCATTACAGCCTGCAAATCACATGACCCCTATGTCAAAAGCAGAGGTCATCTCCCCAGCTTCTCAATCTAAAAGGAGAGCAATAGATGGTCCTATTATTTTTAAGCCTTCCTCTAAACTTAATTATAAAACGAGCTCATCAGAAGTTGTGCCTGGCAAGTCCTCACATTTGCTCTCTCCACAGTCTCAGTGTCTACTTGGAGATGTACTAGCTATAGGAGGCAAGGATGAAAGTCTTCTTAATTCAAAGAAACTTTCCACTTTGGATACATACAGTGAAAATACCAAGAGATCTAAACTCAGTGATAGAATCCCGGAGGGGCAGTCTTCAGCTGTGGCCCCTTCAGGTGTCTCTCCTACAATAAACACTGATACACTCTCAGAAAGTATCCCCTCTTCATTAAGTCCTATTCAGAATGGAGCACCATTTCCTTGGGCTCACACAAATGACAAGGCATTTTTCAATCTTATAAATCCAGACAAAGCAAATAGCTtcaaaaggctggaaaacatagACTCTTGGAGTCCAGCAAGTCGAAACAAGACTATTGATCCCAAGAAAGGAAATCTGATCGTTTTACTTGATGACTTTTACTATGGACAGCATAAAGGAGATGGGAAGCCAGAACAGAAGACTCACACAACCTTTAAATGCCTCAGCTGCTTGAAAGTTCTAAAGAATGTCAAGTTTATGAATCATGTGAAGCATCACTTGGAACTTGAGAAGCAGAGGGGGGACAGCTGGGAAATCCACACCACCTGCCAGCACTGCCACCGGCAGTTGCCCACCCCGTTCCAGCTGCAGCGTCACGTCGAAAGCGTGCACACTGCCCAGGAGCCCTCTGCTGTCTGTAAAATTTGTGAATTGTCATTTGAAACAGATCAGGTTCTCTTAGAGCACATGAAGGACAATCATAAGCCTGGCGAAATGCCCTATGTGTGCCAGGCTTGCAGTTACAGATCGTCGGCCTTTGCTGATGTGGAAACACATTTCAGAACGTGCCATGAAAACACTAAGAGTTTGCTGTGTCCATTTTGTCTCAAAATTTACAAAACTGCAATAACCTACATGAATCATTGTTTCAGGCATTGGAACAAAAGAGTCTTCCACTGTTCCAAATGCCGGCTACAGTTTTTgacttcaaaagagaaaaaggagcacCAAACCAAGAAccatcaaacatttaaaaagccaGAGCAATTGGAAGGATTGTCTCCTGAAACAGAGGTTATTATTCAAGTTTCAGTTCAACCAGGATCAAGAGGTGGAGCATCTATTATCATGAGCAACACTGACCCTCAACTGTAA
- the ZNF280B gene encoding zinc finger protein 280B — protein sequence MEPPYILCEEEQEPEAQKSIEGSKEVDDDAELIFVGVEHVNEDAELIFVGVSSHSKPVVSHILNRVTPGSYSRRRKYGRHRKDTTHKLQPVSPMTSTSEAVTVLPVSESESRLTDSPIIIIEPLPKPDYKSNSPQVVPDSSSELCSPLLTHTSSLQHPVGSALSMGGMAKSPCASKQLSTSEVNSINPKRPKLSDGIIGGHSSAFSSSGIFHTMIPQQSTPSSGVHTSVCPIQNGAPFPTAFPKDSVHFKTTNPVRENTLTKTDSLSLVSQNKTIDPKKGNVIILLDDFYYGQHKGDGKPEQKTHTTFKCLSCLKVLKNVKFMNHVKHHLELEKQRGDSWEIHTTCQHCHRQLPTPFQLQRHVESVHTAQEPSAVCKICELSFETDQVLLEHMKDNHKPGEMPYVCQACSYRSSAFADVETHFRTCHENTKSLLCPFCLKIFKTATPYMYHYRGHWEKSVHQCSKCRLQFLTFKEKMEHKTRCHQMFKKPKQLEGLPPETKVVIQVSLGHLQPGSVEVASISVNTSDS from the coding sequence atggaaCCACCATATATATTATGTGAGGAAGAACAAGAACCAGAAGCACAGAAGAGCATAGAAGGAAGCAAAGAAGTAGATGACGATGCTGAACTGATCTTTGTTGGGGTGGAACACGTAAATGAAGACGCTGAGCTGATCTTCGTTGGGGTGAGTTCACATTCAAAACCAGTCGTCTCACACATTTTGAACAGAGTCACACCGGGTTCATATTCAAGGAGAAGAAAGTATGGCCGCCACAGAAAAGATACTACTCACAAATTGCAGCCTGTAAGTCCTATGACCTCTACGTCAGAAGCAGTGACTGTCTTGCCAGTTTCTGAATCTGAATCAAGATTAACAGATagtcctattattattattgagccTTTGCCTAAACCTGATTATAAAAGTAACTCACCACAAGTTGTGCCTGATAGCTCTTCAGAGTTATGTTCTCCTTTGCTTACACACACAAGTTCACTGCAGCATCCAGTGGGATCAGCACTTTCTATGGGAGGTATGGCTAAAAGTCCCTGTGCGTCAAAGCAACTTTCCACTTCTGAAGTAAACAGCATAAATCCCAAAAGGCCTAAACTCAGTGATGGAATCATAGGGGGACATTCTTCAGCTTTTTCCTCTTCAGGAATCTTTCATACAATGATTCCTCAGCAAAGCACACCCTCCAGTGGTGTTCATACCTCAGTATGCCCTATTCAAAATGGAGCACCTTTTCCAACAGCTTTTCCAAAGGATAGTGTCCATTTTAAGACTACAAATCCTGTTAGGGAAAATACACTGACAAAAACAGACTCTTTGAGTCTGGTGAGTCAGAACAAGACCATTGATCCCAAGAAAGGAAATGTGATAATTTTACTTGATGACTTTTACTATGGACAGCATAAAGGAGATGGGAAGCCAGAACAGAAGACTCACACAACCTTTAAATGCCTCAGCTGCTTGAAAGTTCTAAAGAATGTCAAGTTTATGAATCATGTGAAGCATCACTTGGAACTTGAGAAGCAGAGGGGGGACAGCTGGGAAATCCACACCACCTGCCAGCACTGCCACCGGCAGTTGCCCACCCCGTTCCAGCTGCAGCGTCACGTCGAAAGCGTGCACACTGCCCAGGAGCCCTCTGCTGTCTGTAAAATTTGTGAATTGTCATTTGAAACAGATCAGGTTCTCTTAGAGCACATGAAGGACAATCATAAGCCTGGCGAAATGCCCTATGTGTGCCAGGCTTGCAGTTACAGATCGTCGGCCTTTGCTGATGTGGAAACACATTTCAGAACGTGCCATGAAAACACTAAGAGTTTGCTGTGTCCATTTTGTCTCAAAATTTTCAAAACGGCAACACCCTACATGTATCATTACAGAGGACACTGGGAAAAGAGTGTTCACCAATGTTCCAAATGCCGGTTACAGTTTTTAACTTTCAAGGAGAAAATGGAGCACAAGACCCGGTGTCATCAAATGTTTAAGAAGCCTAAGCAACTAGAAGGATTGCCTCCTGAAACTAAAGTTGTTATTCAAGTATCCTTGGGACATCTTCAACCAGGGTCAGTAGAGGTAGCATCCATTAGTGTGAACACATCTGATTCTTAA